A window of Primulina huaijiensis isolate GDHJ02 chromosome 9, ASM1229523v2, whole genome shotgun sequence contains these coding sequences:
- the LOC140984125 gene encoding probable carbohydrate esterase At4g34215 isoform X2, with translation MDFSNSIQTNEANPTKQIFILSGQSNMAGRGGVDKNQHWDGVVPPECAADSCKIFRLNAHLSWEVAREPLHHDIDTKKICGVGPGMSFANAVKDSAGVIGLVPCAVGGTAIKEWARGGHLYENMVNRARAAVHSGGEIKALLWYQGESDTASQDDVDCYKGNMETLIHSVRADLGLPSLPIIQ, from the exons ATGGATTTCTCAAACTCGATCCAGACAAATGAAGCCAACCCCACCAAACAGATCTTCATCTTATCCGGTCAGAGCAACATGGCCGGCCGAGGCGGCGTTGACAAGAACCAGCACTGGGACGGCGTAGTTCCACCTGAATGCGCCGCCGATAGCTGCAAAATCTTCCGCCTCAACGCGCACCTCAGCTGGGAGGTGGCGCGTGAGCCCCTTCACCACGACATCGACACCAAAAAGATTTGCGGTGTGGGACCCGGTATGTCGTTCGCCAATGCGGTGAAGGATTCAGCCGGGGTGATCGGGTTGGTGCCTTGCGCCGTCGGCGGGACAGCCATCAAGGAATGGGCGCGTGGCGGCCACCTTTACGAAAACATGGTGAATCGCGCCAGAGCCGCTGTGCACAGCGGCGGAGAAATCAAGGCGCTACTGTGGTACCAAGGGGAGAGCGACACGGCGTCGCAGGATGATGTGGATTGCTACAAGGGGAATATGGAGACGCTTATTCACAGCGTGCGTGCTGATCTGGGTTTGCCTTCTCTTCCAATCATTCAG TGA
- the LOC140984125 gene encoding probable carbohydrate esterase At4g34215 isoform X1 translates to MDFSNSIQTNEANPTKQIFILSGQSNMAGRGGVDKNQHWDGVVPPECAADSCKIFRLNAHLSWEVAREPLHHDIDTKKICGVGPGMSFANAVKDSAGVIGLVPCAVGGTAIKEWARGGHLYENMVNRARAAVHSGGEIKALLWYQGESDTASQDDVDCYKGNMETLIHSVRADLGLPSLPIIQVAIVSGDKKYLEKMREIQKGIDIPNVVCVDAEGLQLKEDNLHLTTEAQVQLGHSLAQAYLNLFLAQN, encoded by the exons ATGGATTTCTCAAACTCGATCCAGACAAATGAAGCCAACCCCACCAAACAGATCTTCATCTTATCCGGTCAGAGCAACATGGCCGGCCGAGGCGGCGTTGACAAGAACCAGCACTGGGACGGCGTAGTTCCACCTGAATGCGCCGCCGATAGCTGCAAAATCTTCCGCCTCAACGCGCACCTCAGCTGGGAGGTGGCGCGTGAGCCCCTTCACCACGACATCGACACCAAAAAGATTTGCGGTGTGGGACCCGGTATGTCGTTCGCCAATGCGGTGAAGGATTCAGCCGGGGTGATCGGGTTGGTGCCTTGCGCCGTCGGCGGGACAGCCATCAAGGAATGGGCGCGTGGCGGCCACCTTTACGAAAACATGGTGAATCGCGCCAGAGCCGCTGTGCACAGCGGCGGAGAAATCAAGGCGCTACTGTGGTACCAAGGGGAGAGCGACACGGCGTCGCAGGATGATGTGGATTGCTACAAGGGGAATATGGAGACGCTTATTCACAGCGTGCGTGCTGATCTGGGTTTGCCTTCTCTTCCAATCATTCAG GTAGCAATAGTTTCTGGGGACAAAAAATATTTGGAGAAGATGAGAGAGATACAAAAAGGAATTGATATTCCAAATGTGGTGTGTGTGGATGCTGAAGGCTTGCAGCTCAAGGAAGATAATCTGCATTTAACA